The Thalassoglobus sp. JC818 sequence AGCAGTTGCGAACTGAATCGCCCGCTTGAGTTTCGGGAAACTGGTCTTCGTTTGCGTTGCAATCTGTTCCGCGAGTTGCCGCGCCGGGCAGTGTTTTGCAAGGCTGCTCCATTCGCAGAGTGGAGATTTGCTCTCCGTAGCGACTCGGCGACGGAGTTCGAGAAAGCGTCTCCCGTCAAAGTATTCTCGCTGGAGTCCGCATTCCACCTTCTTCGTTCGACGTGGTTCTTTGATGAACTCCACAAAGACTTCGGTAGAACAACTCCGAGATGCGAGTGTCTTGCGAAAGACTGCCGTTGATGGACGATCAGGAGCGTGAAAGAAGTGGGACGGGCATTTCGCCCGGCAGTCACTGGCTCCGAACTTCGCCACGGGAGCGGTTGCGCTGGGCAGTTCCATCAAAGCCTTGGCCCACTGATGCTCGACGTTCGAGTCCGCGTTTGCGGAATACCAGATTTCGCAGAGCAGAGCACGCTCGCGAAAATAATCGACATTCCAGTGCATCCGCTTGCCATCATTGCGTTGGCGTTTGGGGCGAGTCAGACGACGGTCGAGTCCACCTGGACCGCAAGCACTGCCAACATACAGATACCAACCCGGCAGAAACTTGTGCTGTGCTCCCTTTCGATCGAAGGTGATGGCGGTTTTCCGAGACAAGTAGAAGACCAGGACATAGACTCCTGGAGATTTGGAAATGGAGTGCATAGGGCTCCCCGTATCGACCGACCGAATCGTCTTGAATCGGCCGGTCGTGAAAGGTGGGCACGCCCTCTTGGTAAGCCAGTGATGAATGTGACTCGATCGGCTCCAAAACCAGTGGAGCGAACCGGAGACAAAGTACGGCGTTAGTCTTCCACGGCCTCAAACAGCTCCAATGCGCCTAGGACAAATCCTTTGAGCCAATGGCCGGACGGATGCTCAACGCCGATTGATTTCCAAAAATCCCAGGCTTCCTGCCGGTCGACTTTGGCCTCATGTCCTTGAAGGATCGCTGAACCCACGAGCTCCGAAACCTGGTAACAACATTCGTTGCATTCCTCGAAGTATTCGTCGAAACCTCCACCCGCTTCGTCATCGAGCGCTTCTCGCAGCAGTTGAAGATTTCTCAATTCAACGTAATGAGCGTTCTTTGCTACCCATCTTACGCCCGCATCGAAACCGGCTTCGTTCTGATTCCTTTCCTGATCCGTTTCCCATTCTTCGCGTGACGCTTGAAGTCGGGTGGTCGCTTCGGCGACAGCTTGTTCTGAAACGATCGTTGCGATTGAACGTGCATTTGTGCTTTTCATTGTCTGTTCCTGTTGTATGTGATCTTGCAAGAATTGGTCTGGAGTAGAGGTGACAGCCCGGTGTTGGACCGTGCCGTCACCAGACGACCGTGGTGGTCGGGGCGTCGGATGTTATGCAGCCGTGCGAGGCCACTCTTGACGCACTTCGCCGTCGATCACTCCATCGAGGACGATCTTGGTGCCGGAATAATACTGCTTGTGAAACAACGCGGTGCCGGCGGCGTCACATTGATCGCGGATACTGCGGACCCAGTCCGTTTGCATCTCGTGACGTTTGGACTTGGCCGCTTTTTCGCAGCCCGTGATCACCCAGTCGATCTTGCGAAGACGACGGCCAAATTTGATTGGGCCGAGAAGCGGCTCGGCCGAAACGAATCGCACTGCCACCGGAATCTTCGTCAGCAGGTCGATGCGTTGGACGTAGTCCTGATTCTCTACGGTGACGCCGAGCCAGACGTTCGAGTAACCCTTGCCCCAATCAACTGGAAGACGATCCTGGATCAACTCGGGACGTTTCGTGAGGATCAACCAGTCGAGGTGCTCGCATTCCTTGATGATCTCCCACGCTTCCGGTCGCCACGCGTCTGCATCGGCGTGAAAGAAATCAGACAAGGAACAGGTGAAGACGCGGGAGGGTGTTCCACTCTTGAGCTCCTTCCGGTTCCAGATGAACGGGTTTCGCCACGTACCTTCCTTGGTTCGTATCGGCCCGTTGAATGGGACATGCCCACGCAACTTCAACCATCGGGAGATGTAACAGTGTTGGCACGCGGGCGAGACTTTCTGACAACCCATCCAAGGGTTCCAAGTGTGGTGAGTCCAGCCGATTTTGGAGTTCTGCATTGTGAGGGTCTGTCTCTTTTGGGTGAAACGCGAGTTGGGACTCGCGTTGAGAAACTGGTAGATGACCGGCGTCTTAGGCGAGAGGCCGGTCATTAGACCCTCTTGGTCAGGGGTGGAACCTATTAGCAGCGAGTTCGGTGTAGGAGACAGCCTCATACTCGATCGCTGGCGTGCCTCTTTGCTCAGATGCTCGGAGTCGTTTGAGCGCATCGTGAGAACGACACGGCTTTGACGATGGAGATCGTCTCGTGAAAGTAGAGGCAAAAGCCTGACGCCGTGTAGGCGAGTGGTGGCATTCCCTGGCAGAAAGTCGGCGAACTTCTTGAGTCGCGACACGGGTAATGCAGTCCCGAACAAAATCGGTTCGGAGTCGCAAATGCGGCGATTGTATCAACCGCAGGCCGGAGCAAATCTTGCTGGCATATTTAGAAATACCATGGACAGTGAGAGCGATCAATAGAGCCAATGAAAGAGTGTGTGCTCTCCAAGAAAAAAAAGTCGCGCCCCACCGAGCTGCCTTCTGTGGGGCGTCCCACACGCCGGATCTACTCTGTGTGAGCGGGCAAAACCAGCTTTTGGGCAAGCTAGGATGTCAGGCTATATTCAACTGTCTGATGGTAAATATCCAATTTTTGGCTATTCAGATGAAACTGTTCCTAGTGTTGTCCCTCTTTTGATTTACGTGCTGATCTTGGGCGTTGGCTGTAAGTTGTCTGGCTGGAAGGTTTTGGTCGATTTCCGGGTACAAGTCCAATTACAACAACGGTCCGCTCTCCATTCTCAATGTCTGGATCAACCTCAAGACTCTCACACCAGAAACTGTCGTTTAGTGTATAGAGTGATCGAGGGGATTGTTTATTCTTCATGCCTTTGCTCGCTTTTACATTATCCTTGTGGCTTGCTGCGTTTTGAATGCGGAGATCTAGAATCAGCAGGAACGTCACACGGCCGCGTGCACTCGAATAGTCGGATGGTTGATGTAAATAGTTTTCACTAATGTGCTCGCGTTTGACATGCTGGAATTCATGCTTCAGTTCGATTGGAAATTCCACCTCAGGAAATCGAATTCCCGAATCTGTACGGCCTCCGGCTACCGGACCTGTCTCGTATACACTCTGTGTTCCAAATTCTTGTCGCAGCCAACGAAAGACATCTTCTTGAAGATCACTCTCTGAGGCCGTTTGCCCCAGTCCATTGTCCTCCCTGCAAAGACAGTACTGCGGCAAGGAATCTCGAACGAAATAAACAAAGCTCACCAATGACGCAACGGTTGATTTTAGTCGACTCCACCACTCAGAATTGTATGGTGTCAGTAGCTCGCGAAGTTCTTCCAGAAGCCGGCAAGCAGTTCGGTGAACCATCGGGTCACCCCCAAAAAGACCATCTCCATGGACTGCAAGTAATCTCGCGTTTGGAATCATTGATTCAACAAACGGAGCGACTTGTCCGGTTTCTAAGGCACTCTCCAGTTCGCTAATGATTTCCCCTGGATGGCGTCCGGTGGCTTCTGCGACTCGTTGAAGTTGCTCCTGTGCATTTTTTGAAACCAGCAGAGAATCTGTTTCTAACCGACATGTCAATTCAAGCAGATTGCGCAGCACGTCACAGCAATCAACATTCGTCAATTCACACTCACGGAGTACAGCTTCGAGGCGTTTGCGGCCTACTGCTCGATGCAAGATCTTGCCAACTGTGGGTCGGACAATCTTGCGTTCAATCTCGATCACGTCTTCTTGCACCAGCAGAAACGACTCACCGAGCCAACACGTGGAAAGAGATTGCAGTGCTTCGGAAAGACTGATCAAACCGGTTTGGATGTTGAGCCAGCTGTCCGCACCGTTTACTGCGGCCCTCGCTACATTCAACGCATCAATGGACCGTTCGATTCCGACTAGGAAGAACGTCAAACTCGGGGATTCGTATCCCGGCCATTGCGAAAATGCAACTTGCGTTGATGACGCTAACTTCGCACACTCGTCGTCGTCGGAGCCTTCGCAAAACATCAAGAACAATTGCATCAATTGCTGCATTGCCATAGCGTCTGGCCTTGAACCTGCCAACTGGAACGCCGTGGCGGATTTTTTCAGCGCTTCAACGACGTTGTCGCGATTGTCAGCCGAGACGATCTCTCTGGTTTCCATGCACGCCAAATAGAATTTTGCTTCTGCTGACGCCTCTTCGTGAGGAGAATCGGCAAAGTCAATCAGGTTGGCACGCAGCTCTGGGCAAAGTCCAATTTGCAGCAACCTCCCGCTCAACGTCGCTGCCTTCCCGACAAGATACGGGTTGGCGTGCTTGTCAATACGTTGCAGATGAGATGACAGCTCGGACCTTGCGAGAGGATCGCGACAACCCAACACAAACAGGGCATCGAGCAGTGCCGGGCCCAAGAATGCATCCTCTCGTACATTGCGAAATGCATCAACAATAGCATCAACGGCTTCGACCGCTCCAGAACGCGCAGACAGGGCAATAGCCAATGAAACTGATTTTTGGGTCAGCGGACCAATTGCCAATTTCAGTCCTGTTATCAACGCAGATGTTGCCTCTTGCGTTGGAGACTCCATTGCGTGCGTTGCCAGAGAGTCGATCACCCCATCGGTCTCCGGGCATTTGTTGGCCTTTGCGAGTTTCTGGCGGGCATCGCTCCAGTAATCTGCCGTCGACTGTTGTGTCACAGGAGAAAGTCCTCAAAACGCAAATTTCCCGGACTGTGCGCCGTAAACACGTTCTTGCCGTGTCGCATCGGAAAACTCCGGTCTAGCAGTAAAACACAGTATTTGAATGTGCTCCTCATCTGCTTCATCAATTGAATGAAGGACAGCTGCTAAGGCTCGAAAATCCTCTGGCACCATCTCTGCTGACCCCGGTTGGTCTACCAGTAGAAAGCCTGGGTGTCGTCCAAAGCCAGCCTTGCAGCCGAGTCGCATCATAGCCAAGAAGAAGGCAAGTTTGAGACGCATACGTTCACCCTGATTTTTGATTCCTGTGAATCTCACCTC is a genomic window containing:
- a CDS encoding DUF5131 family protein, with protein sequence MTGLSPKTPVIYQFLNASPNSRFTQKRQTLTMQNSKIGWTHHTWNPWMGCQKVSPACQHCYISRWLKLRGHVPFNGPIRTKEGTWRNPFIWNRKELKSGTPSRVFTCSLSDFFHADADAWRPEAWEIIKECEHLDWLILTKRPELIQDRLPVDWGKGYSNVWLGVTVENQDYVQRIDLLTKIPVAVRFVSAEPLLGPIKFGRRLRKIDWVITGCEKAAKSKRHEMQTDWVRSIRDQCDAAGTALFHKQYYSGTKIVLDGVIDGEVRQEWPRTAA
- a CDS encoding GIY-YIG nuclease family protein translates to MHSISKSPGVYVLVFYLSRKTAITFDRKGAQHKFLPGWYLYVGSACGPGGLDRRLTRPKRQRNDGKRMHWNVDYFRERALLCEIWYSANADSNVEHQWAKALMELPSATAPVAKFGASDCRAKCPSHFFHAPDRPSTAVFRKTLASRSCSTEVFVEFIKEPRRTKKVECGLQREYFDGRRFLELRRRVATESKSPLCEWSSLAKHCPARQLAEQIATQTKTSFPKLKRAIQFATAVDSLIEHCGESVLPVLFDPVRPQSRVAVLRLSRTSDVRQRHRINGVSRGGSDPLPHNPTIRFSIR